The Sphingomonas sinipercae genome contains a region encoding:
- a CDS encoding DNA polymerase III subunit gamma/tau, translating into MTDESLGLGLDLPEAPKSAASPYRVLARKYRPQSFDQLIGQEAMVQTLANAIERGRVAHAFLLTGVRGVGKTSTARLIAKALNCIGPDGQGGPTIAPCGECENCRAIAEGRHIDVVEMDAASHTGVDDVREIIDAVRYASVSARYKIYIIDEVHMLSKNAFNALLKTLEEPPEHVKFLFATTEVNKVPVTVLSRTQRFDLRRIPAEKLIAHFKEVARLEGVEVEDDALTMIVRAAEGSARDGLSILDQAIAHGGGSVSAAQVREMLGLADRGRIRDLLQLILDGDTPGALAALDQAHDLGIDPLSLLRGLMEALHGASRSKAGANADVLLSAEQRQFAEVLAAKLSWAQIHRLWQMLLKGLADVTTAPEPSEAATMAVLRLIHSAEMPDPAAILDRLNGAAVTAGKPGAPSQASPSAPAAQLPADFRALVATLENNRKALLAQQMHDQVGLVRYAAPELVVKPLRPLGTDWPRDLAAALKAITGQTWTVSIADEAAEPSLLEQEKMAEERVRNDVLQDPAVRAAFDAFPEAELESYSNTRG; encoded by the coding sequence ATGACCGACGAATCGCTGGGATTGGGACTGGACCTGCCGGAAGCGCCGAAGAGCGCCGCTTCGCCGTATCGCGTGCTCGCCCGCAAATACCGCCCGCAAAGCTTCGACCAATTGATCGGGCAGGAGGCGATGGTGCAAACCCTCGCCAACGCCATCGAACGCGGCCGGGTTGCTCACGCCTTCCTGCTGACCGGCGTCCGGGGGGTCGGCAAGACCTCGACGGCGCGCCTGATCGCCAAGGCTCTTAACTGCATCGGCCCAGACGGGCAGGGCGGCCCGACCATCGCCCCCTGCGGCGAGTGCGAGAATTGCCGCGCAATCGCCGAGGGCCGGCACATCGACGTCGTGGAAATGGACGCCGCCTCGCACACCGGCGTCGACGACGTCCGCGAGATCATCGATGCGGTTCGCTACGCATCGGTATCGGCGCGCTACAAGATCTACATTATCGACGAAGTTCACATGCTGTCGAAGAACGCTTTCAATGCGTTGCTGAAGACTCTTGAGGAACCGCCTGAACATGTGAAGTTCCTGTTCGCGACAACCGAAGTGAACAAGGTGCCGGTGACGGTGTTGTCGCGGACGCAGCGGTTCGACCTGCGCCGGATACCGGCTGAGAAGCTCATCGCTCATTTCAAGGAAGTCGCGCGCCTCGAAGGCGTCGAGGTTGAGGATGACGCACTGACGATGATCGTCCGTGCCGCCGAGGGCTCCGCCCGCGACGGGCTTTCGATTCTCGACCAGGCGATTGCCCATGGCGGCGGCAGCGTTTCTGCGGCGCAGGTGCGCGAAATGCTTGGCCTTGCCGATCGCGGCCGGATCCGTGACCTGCTGCAGCTCATTCTCGACGGCGACACGCCGGGAGCGCTCGCCGCGCTCGACCAGGCCCACGACCTTGGCATCGACCCGCTGTCGCTGCTGCGCGGTTTGATGGAGGCATTGCACGGGGCCAGCCGCTCGAAAGCCGGCGCTAATGCCGACGTGCTCCTGTCGGCTGAACAGCGTCAATTCGCGGAAGTGCTCGCCGCCAAGCTGTCCTGGGCGCAAATTCATCGCTTGTGGCAGATGCTGCTCAAGGGCCTGGCTGACGTCACGACGGCGCCGGAACCGTCGGAGGCCGCGACGATGGCCGTGCTGCGGCTGATCCATTCGGCCGAAATGCCCGACCCGGCGGCGATCCTCGACCGCTTGAACGGTGCCGCCGTAACCGCCGGCAAGCCGGGGGCGCCGTCTCAGGCGTCCCCATCGGCGCCGGCGGCGCAATTGCCCGCGGACTTCCGGGCACTGGTCGCGACGCTTGAAAACAATCGCAAGGCGCTGCTCGCCCAACAAATGCACGACCAGGTCGGCCTGGTGCGCTATGCCGCGCCGGAGCTGGTGGTGAAACCGCTGCGCCCACTGGGCACGGACTGGCCCCGAGACCTTGCTGCCGCGCTCAAGGCGATCACCGGCCAGACGTGGACCGTCTCCATTGCCGACGAAGCGGCCGAGCCGTCGCTTCTGGAGCAGGAGAAAATGGCCGAGGAGCGCGTTCGCAATGACGTCCTCCAGGACCCGGCGGTTCGCGCCGCGTTCGACGCTTTCCCCGAGGCGGAACTTGAATCCTATTCCAATACAAGAGGTTGA
- a CDS encoding YbaB/EbfC family nucleoid-associated protein, giving the protein MPNLDEIMKMAQEVQAEMQKAQDNLENIEVEGAAGGGMVKVKASAKGRIIAVTIDESLLQPSEKSMLEDLVTAAINDARAKADAAAGPEMQKMTAGIPLPPGFKLPF; this is encoded by the coding sequence ATGCCGAACCTGGATGAGATCATGAAGATGGCGCAGGAGGTCCAGGCCGAAATGCAAAAGGCGCAGGACAACCTTGAGAATATCGAGGTCGAGGGCGCGGCGGGCGGCGGCATGGTCAAGGTCAAGGCCTCGGCCAAGGGGCGGATCATCGCCGTGACGATCGACGAAAGCCTGCTTCAGCCGTCGGAAAAATCGATGCTGGAGGACTTGGTCACCGCCGCAATCAACGATGCGCGCGCCAAGGCCGACGCCGCTGCCGGCCCGGAAATGCAGAAAATGACGGCCGGCATCCCGCTTCCCCCGGGCTTCAAGC